TGCTATGCCTGGAGCCCTGAGACCGACGAGCTGCTGGCCGAGGTGCGCTTCGGTCTGGGCGCCCAGGGCCCCCCGCTTCACGCCCACGGGGGAAGCGTGGCCGCCGTTCTCGACGAGGCCATGGGGACCTGCGCGTGGATGCACGGCCACGCAGTGGTGGCGGTGCACCTCGACATCGACTTTCGTGAGCTGGTCCCCCTCGACCAGCCCCTCGAGGCGCGCTGCGGGGTCGAACGGGTCGAGGGGCGCAAGGTGCACACGCGAGGAACGCTCGTGGCAGACGACGGTCGCGTGCTGACGCAGGCGCGAGGCATCTTCGTCGTGGTGCGAGCGGAGAAGCTGCAGGGGTTCCTGCCGGAAGCGCTCGATCATCTCTCGCCCGTCGAGCGCTACATCGTCATGCACGACACGCGCGCGCGACGCGCCTCTCCACCTCGATGACAGACACGGCCGCACAAACGGCGGGCGGAAGCCCCTACTTCGGAGGCCGCAGCGCGCGTGCCAGGATCTGGGCCGGATGCAGCGCCCGCACCCCCGCGCCATGCGCGATCTGCTGACGGCAAGAGGTGCCCGTGGCCACCACGTAGCGCGGCCGAGGGTCGCGGTCGTCGACAAAGGCACGCACGGCCGGCAGAAGCGCCCGCTGGCCCATGGCCATCGAGAGCTCGTAGTGCTCGGTCTCGTAGCCGAACGCGCCGGCCAATCCGCAGCACCCGCTGTCGACGGTTGCGATCTCGAGTCCCGGAACCAGGCGCAGCGCTGAAAGGGTGGCCTCGAACGCATTCAGGGCCTTCTGCTGGCAATGGCCGTGAACGAGCACCCGCGCCGGCATGGGGGCGAACATGTCGGGCGGCAGCCCCCCCGCCTGATGAAGGCGCAGCAGCCACTCCTCGAGCAGCAGCACCTTGTCGGGAAGGTCGCCCAGGGTGTCCCCCGGCAGCAGCAGGCTGTAGTCGTCTCGGATGGCCGTGACACACGAAGGCTCGCACATGACCACATCGAACCCGTGTCGATCGAGCAGGTTCACGGTCTCAGAGACGATGCGCGCCTGCTCCCAGGCCTGCCGCGCGAGGCCCTGCGAGATCATGGGGCGCCCGCAGCAGGCCGGCCCCGAGACCCGCACGTCGATGCCTGTCGCCTGCATCACCCGCAGCGCGGCCAATCCCACCTCCGGCGCGTGGTATTCCACGAAGGTGTCCGGGAAGAGCACGGCCTTGCGACGCACGCGAGGCTCGGTCGTTGCGCCCGCCGCTGAAGCGCCACGCGTCTCCACCACATCAACGGGAACCGCGTCCGCGGTGAGAAGGGTCTCCGGGCAGACCTCTCTCACCTCTCGCGTGAAGCGCTTCGCGGCAAAGCGTGGCAGCGGGCGGCGGCGATCGATTCCCACGACGCGCTCGAGCAGCCAGCGCACGGCCGGCTCTCTCGTGAGGGCATTGCTCAGACCGGGGGCCAGGGTCCCCAGCAGCCCCAGCGTGGACGCCTGGGCGAAGAGACGGGCGCGAAGCGGCGCACCGTGACGCTCGTGGCGGCGAGCGGCCACCTCGAACTTGAGCGCGGCGACATCAACCCGCGATGGGCATTCCGAGCGGCACGCCTTGCAGCCCACGCAGAGGTCCATGAGATCGCGCATCTCGTCGCTCTCGAGGAAGTCGGGGGGCAAGCGCCCGCTGATCACCCCCCGCAGGGCGTTGGCGCGCCCCCGAGGCGAGTCGCATTCGTCGGCCGTGGCCATGAACGAGGGGCACATGGTGCCCTCTCCGACCTTTCGACAGACCCCTGACCCGTTGCACTGCTCGACCACGTGCGCGAGGCCGCCCCGCGAATCGAAGTCGAGCACGGTCTCGGGCAGATAGGCCGGGTAGTCGCCGCGATAGCGCAGGCTCTCGGTCATGGGCGCGGCGTCGACCACCTTGCCCGGGTTCATGAGCCCCGCCGGGTCGAATGCCGCCTTGAGTCGGCGGAACGCGGCGTAGAGGCGCGCGCCGAACTGCCGCTCATTGTAGGCGCTGCGCGCCAGGCCGTCGCCGTGCTCACCGCTCATGCAGCCCCCGAACTCACGCACGAGGGCAAACACCGCTTCCGACATCTCGCGCATGGCGCGCACATCGCCCGCCTCGCGCAGATCGAGCAGCGGTCGGATGTGCATGCACCCCACGCTGGCGTGGGCATAGAACGACGCCTCGGTGCCGTGCGCGGCCACGATCTCGCGGAAGCGGCGCACGAACTCGGGCAGCCGCTCCGGAGACACGGCCGTGTCTTCCACGAAGGCCAGCGGCTTGCGCTTCCCGGGCCGGGACATGAGCAGGGGCAGGCCCGCCTTGCGCACCTTCCACACGTCCCGCACGCGCGCCGGATCGAGGGCCGCGCGCCACGCGAAGCCGAGATGCCTGCGCCGGAGCTCCGCCTCGAGTGCCCCGAGTCGCCCGCTCACCTGGGCGAGGGTGTCGCCACACATCTCCACCACGATGACCTCGTGGGGCGCCTCGTCGAGGAACCATAGATGACGAGCGTACTCGCTCGAAGCGCGCGCCATCTCGAGCAGCATGCGCTCGAGCAGCTCTGAGGCGCTGGGGTGATGGGTCAGCGCCACAAGGTTGGCTTCGAGCGCCTCGTCGAGATCGCGGCAGTGCACGAGCAGCAGCCCATTGGCGCGGGGGCGGTCAACGAGGGCGATGGTGGCCTCCTCGACCACGCCAAGCGTTCCTTCCGACCCCACCACCAGATGGGCCAGGTTGGGCGCGTCGACCAGCAGGGCATCGAGGTTGTACCCGCTGACACGCCGCATGATGGGCGGGAAGCGCTCGCGGATCTCATGCGCCTCCTCGACGCGGATGCGGTTCACCTCGTCGATGATGCGCGAAGGTACAGCGCAGGGATCGGTGGAGAGCGTGACGCGCTGCCCGTCGCTGAGCACCACGCGAAGCGACCGCACGTGGTCGACGGTGCGGCCATGCACCACCGAGCGGGTGCCGCACGCGTTGTTGCCGATCATGCCGCCGATGGTGGCGCGGTTCGAGGGGGCCACGTCCGGGCCGAACATCAGCCCGTGCACCGCGAGGCGGGCGTTCAGCTGATCGAGCACCACCCCCGGCTGCACCCGCGCCTGTCGCCCCTCGACGTCGATCTCAAGGATGCGCCCGCAGTGACGCGAGAGATCGAGGTGCACCGCGTGCCCCGTGGCCTGACCGGCCAGGCTGGTGCCGCCCCCGCGGGCCAGCACGGCCACCCCCTCGCGCGCGCACGCGGCCACCGCGGCGTGGACATCTGCGCCGTCGTGGGGGAAGACCACCCCCACCGGCTCGATCTCGTAGATGCTCGCGTCAGTGCTGTAGAGAACGCGCGTCACGTGATCAAAGCGCACCTCGCCTCGCATCTCTCGGGAGAGCGCGCGCGCCACCTCTTCGCGTCTTCGATCTCGGCCCATGGCGCACAAGTTCGGGGCCTCCCCTTCCCCAGGCCTGCAGCCGTGACTCACAATCCGTCTGCGCGGGTACGCATGCCTGCGCAGGGAAACCGGGGCAGACGGCCAAGTTGTAAACGCCTGCCGATGGAATCACGGCGGGAACAGGAGGCAGCCACAGTTGACCCACGCATCGGCGCGGGCGCAGCGCCGTGCGGCCCCATCACGGAGGCTTGAATGGAAGTCAAGGAGCTGACGGTGGAAGGGAGAAACGACCTCCTTCGTTTCATCTCGTCCATCCCGATCTTCTACTCGCTCTCGCAAGAGACGCTGACGAAGATCCTGGCCACCATTCACGTGGTCGTCGCCTCGCCGAACGAGACCATCTTCACCGAGGGCGACCCGGGCGACAGCTTCTACATGATCAAAGAGGGCCACGTGAAGGTGGTCCGCATGGATGGCGACGCCGAGCTCGTCATGGCCGTGCTCGACCAGGGCGAGGGCTTCGGCGAGATGGCCCTGCTCGCGGGGCAGCCGCGATCGGCTACCGTGAAGGCGCTCGACGAGTGCATCCTGGTGCGCGTGATGGCCATGGACTTCAAGCGCCTGACGCTCGAGAACCAAGAGCTGCTGGTGCAGATGAACCGCCTCATGGCGCAGCGCGTCTCGCTGCTCGAAGGCGATACCGGACATCAAGAAGAGACGAAGCGCAAGTTCAAGGCAGCCCCGCGCTTCGAGATGGACCCCACCGTCCTCGACCTGCTGCTGCGCCTCAACGAAGCCGCAGGCGGCAAGGGCCAGGTCGAGCACTGCAAGGAGACGGCCATGCTCGCCCGCGAGATGGCCAAGATCCTGTGCCCGATGGTGAGCGACGACGTCTTCTACGCCGGCTACCTCCACGAGATCGGTAAGGTGGCCCTGCCCACGCAGCTCGTGCTGCGCCAGCGAAAGGGAGAGCCGCTCACGGCCGACGAGGAGATCGAGTTCAACAACATCTGGAAGCACGCCATCCGCATCCTCAAGCCGGATCGAAACCTCTACGAATCGGTGCGCTTCCTCGAGTTCCTGGCGCGCCCCACGTTCGAGGAGATGCCCCTCGAGGCACAGATCATCCAGGTGGCCCACGAATACCTCGAGTTCACCTCGCCGCACTATCGCGGCCTCAACGAGGAAGCGGCCACGGTGAAGATGCGAAGCGACTCCGGCAAGCGCTACAACCCGCGCGTGGTGGCCGCGCTCGAGAAGATCGTCGAGAAGTTCAAGAACCTCAAGGTCGAGAAGCAGATCAAGTTCATCCGGCAGATGAACATCGCGCTCGACGTGAAAGACAACTACACGCTTCGCCACTCGTACCACGTGCGCGTCATGGCGCTCAAGATCGGCGAGCGCATGGACCTCGACCGCCGCAGCATGGACCTGCTGCACATGGCTTGCGACATGCACGACGTGGGCAAGATCTTCGTGCCCGCCGAGATCCTCAATGCCCCCCGCAAGCTGACCCCGGAAGAGTTCGAGGTGATGAAGCGCCATCCGGTGTTCTCCGCCGAGTTCTTCGAGGACATCCCGGGCATGAAGACCCTGCAGGCCATCATCAAGCACCATCATGAGCGCTTCGACGGCCGCGGCTACCCGGACGGCCTGAAGGGCGACGAGATCCCCCTGCTGTCTCGCGTCGAGGTGGTGGCAGACGTCTGGAGCGCCCTCACCACGCCACGCGTGTACCGCGTCGGTTCCGATGGTCGCCAGAAGGCCTACACCACAGAAGAAGCCCACGACATCATGTCTCGCATGCAGCCCGGCCACTTCGATCCGGAGATCTTCCGCATCTTCGAGGACATCGTGCACGATCAGAGCGCCCTGGCCGGCGCCGCATGGCACGAGGTCGCCACGGTCGACGTCGACTCTCCGGCGTACTGAAACCCAAGGAGAACCCATGACCTCCCTGTCCCAGGCCCAGCCTCCCTTGTCAGACTACTTCTCGAAGCGCACGCCCTCGGCCATTCGCGTGGCCACCATTCGCTTCGCCGAGCGACGCGATGGCACGGAGGCCATCAACGTGGCCATCGGAAACGTCTCGCTGCCGATGCACCCCGCGATGATGTCGCGCATGCAGAACCTCGGCGGCGCGGAGAGCCCGTTCCGGGAAGGCGTGGTGCGCTACACCGCCACGGTGGGCACAGACGAGGCCACGGCCGCGTTCTTGAACATCATCGCCAGCAGCGGATTCGACGTCTCGGGGCTCCACTGCCAGGTCACCGACGGTGGCAGCCAGGCCATGGAACTGGTCATCGTGGGCTGCTGCGGCGCCGCCGGCAGCGGAGAGCGCCCGCTCATGCTCATCGATCCCGCCTATACGAACTACGGGTCGTTCGCGGAGCGGGTGGGGCGTTCAACCGTGAGCATCCGGCGAACCCTGCAGGACGACGGTCGCTTCACCCTTCCCGCCCTGAGCGAGATCGATGCCGCCATGGCGGCGTCGAAGCCGGGCGCTCTCGTCGTCATTCCCTACGACAATCCCACCGGTCATGCCTACGACCAGAGCGCGCTCGAAGATCTCGCCCGCCTGTGCGTGAAGCACGACATCTGGATGGTCAGCGACGAGGCCTACCGCGAGCTGCACTACACCGGCAGCCGCACCGCCAGCATATGGGCCGTGACCGACGAACGGGTCCCTGGCATCGTGGGCCGGCGCATCAGCATCGAGAGCGCGTCAAAGGTGTGGAACGCGTGCGGCCTGCGCATCGGCGCCCTCGTCACCGACAACCGCCACTTCCACACCCAGGCGGTCGCCGAGAACACGGCGGGGCTCTGCTCCAGCGCCATTGGCCAGCACATCTTCGGCGCCCTGGGACACGTGTCGCACGACGATCTGCGCGGCTGGTACGGCCGCCAGCGAGACTACTACAAGTCGATGCTCGACAGCTTCACGGCAAGCGTTCACGAGCACCTGCCAGGCGCCGTGGTGAGCCGACCAGATGCCGCCCTCTACTCCATCGTCGATGTGCGCGCCCTCGTCGACGGGCGGTTCGATGCCCTCGACTTCGTGATGTTCTGTGCCACCGAAGGAGCCGTCGATGTCGACGGCAAGCGCCTCACGCTTCTCACCGCCCCCATGTCGGGCTTCTACGAGACCGCCGCGGGCGAGCCCAACCCAGGCCGGACCCAGATGCGCGTGGCGTACGTCGAAACCCCGGAGCGCATGGCGCTGGTTCCCCGCCTGCTTGCCGCACTGTTCCGGCAGTACATCTCGGCGCGCAATTTTCTCTGAGGCTTGCAGGCAAACGCGCACGAACCGCGAACCATTCGCAGATTTCTGGCAGCCGCCCACGTCCTGTCCCGTGCTGAGACGATGCGCGGGCCGACCGTCCAGAGCAGACACAGACCTCCACGAGGAAGATATCGCATGACCACCATCACAGAGACCGCACCCCCACCGGTCATCGAGCTCGACGACGTCACCATCCGCTTCGCGGGAGACTCCGGTGACGGCATCCAGCTGACGGGACAGCAGTTCACCGTCACCACCGCCATCTCAGGCAACGACCTGTCGACCCTCCCCGACTTCCCCGCCGAGATCCGTGCCCCGGCGGGCTCGCTGCCCGGCGTGAGCGGATTCCAGATCAACTTCAGCTCGCATGACATCCGCACGCCGGGCGACGAGCCGAACGTGCTCGTGGCCATGAACCCCGCCGCGCTGAAGGTCAACATCGGCGACCTCGAGCCCGGAGGCCTGCTGGTGGTGAACGAAGACGCCTTCACCTCGGGCAACCTCGAGAAGGCCGCCTACAAGGTGAACCCGCTCGAAGACGGCAGCCTCAGTGGCTACCGCGTCATCCGGGTGCCG
This portion of the Pseudomonadota bacterium genome encodes:
- a CDS encoding PaaI family thioesterase, whose protein sequence is MSTRVPLPAHVGCYVCGTPDDDRIRVCYAWSPETDELLAEVRFGLGAQGPPLHAHGGSVAAVLDEAMGTCAWMHGHAVVAVHLDIDFRELVPLDQPLEARCGVERVEGRKVHTRGTLVADDGRVLTQARGIFVVVRAEKLQGFLPEALDHLSPVERYIVMHDTRARRASPPR
- a CDS encoding FAD-binding oxidoreductase; translation: MGRDRRREEVARALSREMRGEVRFDHVTRVLYSTDASIYEIEPVGVVFPHDGADVHAAVAACAREGVAVLARGGGTSLAGQATGHAVHLDLSRHCGRILEIDVEGRQARVQPGVVLDQLNARLAVHGLMFGPDVAPSNRATIGGMIGNNACGTRSVVHGRTVDHVRSLRVVLSDGQRVTLSTDPCAVPSRIIDEVNRIRVEEAHEIRERFPPIMRRVSGYNLDALLVDAPNLAHLVVGSEGTLGVVEEATIALVDRPRANGLLLVHCRDLDEALEANLVALTHHPSASELLERMLLEMARASSEYARHLWFLDEAPHEVIVVEMCGDTLAQVSGRLGALEAELRRRHLGFAWRAALDPARVRDVWKVRKAGLPLLMSRPGKRKPLAFVEDTAVSPERLPEFVRRFREIVAAHGTEASFYAHASVGCMHIRPLLDLREAGDVRAMREMSEAVFALVREFGGCMSGEHGDGLARSAYNERQFGARLYAAFRRLKAAFDPAGLMNPGKVVDAAPMTESLRYRGDYPAYLPETVLDFDSRGGLAHVVEQCNGSGVCRKVGEGTMCPSFMATADECDSPRGRANALRGVISGRLPPDFLESDEMRDLMDLCVGCKACRSECPSRVDVAALKFEVAARRHERHGAPLRARLFAQASTLGLLGTLAPGLSNALTREPAVRWLLERVVGIDRRRPLPRFAAKRFTREVREVCPETLLTADAVPVDVVETRGASAAGATTEPRVRRKAVLFPDTFVEYHAPEVGLAALRVMQATGIDVRVSGPACCGRPMISQGLARQAWEQARIVSETVNLLDRHGFDVVMCEPSCVTAIRDDYSLLLPGDTLGDLPDKVLLLEEWLLRLHQAGGLPPDMFAPMPARVLVHGHCQQKALNAFEATLSALRLVPGLEIATVDSGCCGLAGAFGYETEHYELSMAMGQRALLPAVRAFVDDRDPRPRYVVATGTSCRQQIAHGAGVRALHPAQILARALRPPK
- a CDS encoding HD domain-containing protein, producing the protein MEVKELTVEGRNDLLRFISSIPIFYSLSQETLTKILATIHVVVASPNETIFTEGDPGDSFYMIKEGHVKVVRMDGDAELVMAVLDQGEGFGEMALLAGQPRSATVKALDECILVRVMAMDFKRLTLENQELLVQMNRLMAQRVSLLEGDTGHQEETKRKFKAAPRFEMDPTVLDLLLRLNEAAGGKGQVEHCKETAMLAREMAKILCPMVSDDVFYAGYLHEIGKVALPTQLVLRQRKGEPLTADEEIEFNNIWKHAIRILKPDRNLYESVRFLEFLARPTFEEMPLEAQIIQVAHEYLEFTSPHYRGLNEEAATVKMRSDSGKRYNPRVVAALEKIVEKFKNLKVEKQIKFIRQMNIALDVKDNYTLRHSYHVRVMALKIGERMDLDRRSMDLLHMACDMHDVGKIFVPAEILNAPRKLTPEEFEVMKRHPVFSAEFFEDIPGMKTLQAIIKHHHERFDGRGYPDGLKGDEIPLLSRVEVVADVWSALTTPRVYRVGSDGRQKAYTTEEAHDIMSRMQPGHFDPEIFRIFEDIVHDQSALAGAAWHEVATVDVDSPAY
- a CDS encoding aminotransferase class I/II-fold pyridoxal phosphate-dependent enzyme; this translates as MTSLSQAQPPLSDYFSKRTPSAIRVATIRFAERRDGTEAINVAIGNVSLPMHPAMMSRMQNLGGAESPFREGVVRYTATVGTDEATAAFLNIIASSGFDVSGLHCQVTDGGSQAMELVIVGCCGAAGSGERPLMLIDPAYTNYGSFAERVGRSTVSIRRTLQDDGRFTLPALSEIDAAMAASKPGALVVIPYDNPTGHAYDQSALEDLARLCVKHDIWMVSDEAYRELHYTGSRTASIWAVTDERVPGIVGRRISIESASKVWNACGLRIGALVTDNRHFHTQAVAENTAGLCSSAIGQHIFGALGHVSHDDLRGWYGRQRDYYKSMLDSFTASVHEHLPGAVVSRPDAALYSIVDVRALVDGRFDALDFVMFCATEGAVDVDGKRLTLLTAPMSGFYETAAGEPNPGRTQMRVAYVETPERMALVPRLLAALFRQYISARNFL